The segment TTAAAAGGGCAGCATGCGTCGTTCTCTCAGCCACACGttgtctttcacactcacctcccaacacaagtttgtattattgttgttaccTGACACTTTGCAACATGTTTagttttttgacaggtttcagagtagcagccacaagtactcctttagttttttgactggtctatgcccTCCAtagtttttatttctcttactactcagaattaaatttaaatgtaagttctaaaatgcctaacctgtcctggctgaagTAATTATctctatggtaactttttaaatatatatctaatttttttttgtttctattggtggtgcacatccacacattacctcaagatggtgcacataaaattcattccacacatggatggaaaaaattagagagaacactGATTGCTTCTACCGCAATTTGTTCCATAATCACATATTAGTAAGGGTTGGACTGCTGTTACTTAGCAACTTTACATAACATATTTAAGCACTTAAGTTACACTAAGCACCTCCAGAAGCAGGTGTGCACACAAGCAGATAAGGTGGTTATTGTAAATTCCACTAGATGTCTTCATACTTATCTGcctatttaggcacttaaaataCCACTGTAAATTAAAGCTGAAGGGTGCTCAGTGATCCAGAACCAATGCCTGGAGAAGAGTGTTGAGGGTTATTTATGCTTTCAaatattttagtaatttatttcaaaatatttgaaagtgGTGTAATTTATAGGGTGATGTTTGACAAATAagatgtgcagaattttaaaatattgtatgcaggtttttaattttttggtgcagaattcccccagggagTACCAGGGTACTGTGTGGCACAATATAGGTACAAGCAGGTCAGTGCGGGGTCTGGGAACAgtggagatctggatgcacaggagcttctggtggggggggggggggggggagggaggagagagaggaagggtaGGGGTTCTGgatgcagggggaatgggactccACAGCAAAGTCCAGGTACAGGTGGCTAGGGCtcaatgtgtgtgtggtggggggagctcAGCGGGGCCTGGATGCATAGGGGTTGGGCAGATATGGGGAACAGCTCCCCAAACAGTGACCCTGCTCCTTGCGGCAAAGGAGCCATGGggcaagtggggggagggggtcactgtCCACTGagctgctgcccctgcctgtcCAACCCCTGTGCACCTAgacaccctctcctccccccagaccCAAACCCCTCTGCGGAGCCTCAGACCCCATCAGGCCCCCCACCCCACgatgcagagcttcctgcagccaaggGAGTTTCTGTGGGGGGGTGATCTGACCCAGACCCAGCTGCTCCATGCAGGGGAGGAACTCCTCCACCCCCGCCCAGCCAGGACTAACAGCCCTGGGCAGCCAGGGCATCCCCACACCACACACATAACTTACCCATGCTGCCAGGGAGGGGTGAACAAGCACTGGGGCAGATTCTCTTCGCTTCCCCACCAAAACCATTTTTCTGCTGGAAAGCAAAGACAACCTGTGGGAGGACGTTTCTTCATTGTGCACAGAACTCCAAGTGTATATAGTGCAACAAGACAGGTACAACAGCCTTATATCAGTCTGATTACTGTTTGCTTCCTCTGCTTGCTGTTAGTTTTCTAAGAGTTGCTGTTTGAATCATGTCAAAAGTGGGACAGATGGGacagttttcaaatacagatTTGAAAACTGCGACAGGCTACTGGCACATGCTGTGTATATTATACCTCAAGCAATTGAAACGGCTAGTCCCAGAGCTGAAAGCAATTAAGAATGAAATAGCAAGTTTACTGTAAACTTCAGTTCCCTTAAGAGACTTAGTGAACATTACTAAATATCCCTCTGCTCTCCCCAAATAGCTatgtttttcccccccccaaactgaAATTAGCGCTTGGGGGCAAGTAGTACCTGGGCCTTTCATATGCATAAGTTTTAGAATGGTCCTTTACCCCTCTTGAGTTTTCTACATTAGGGAATTGAACATATTCAGAAACCATTTGTTCTAGGAAGTGTCCCAAAAAGTGTTAGGTAGCAATGCGGATAGAATTCTCAGCCTCAATTCAAGTTCATGACTTGCTACAAAGTCCATTTATAGAAGCTCTTGGTTACTGGGGCGGAGGAGAGATTGTAAAGTGGGATTGTGATCAGGAGACAGGACTGTCTAGGAATCTTGAGTTCGGAGCTGTCAAACTCAATGCATGCTTCTCCAGGTTCCAAATACAtgcattgagcagatattttatGCTGCAGGGCCAGTACAGCTATAGGAGAATGTGATTTAAGTGGTTTCTAGTACCTGTCATTATGATCTGGGCACCTGCTACCAGCCCACCATGTATCTGAGCTGTTCATTTCAGCTACAGAATCTTTTCCTATTGATAAGTGAGCCAGAAGGGACCCAGACTTTAGCTTTTAAGACTTTAGATTCTCAGTGCCATCCCTGGACAAATAGTTTTACATTAAGCAAAATTTTATCTGAGTATTGTGACAAAATTTGAGCCTTATATTTTCCACATGCTTTCCAGAATTATAAACAGCACTTCAATGAGTAGGGAACGTTTCAGGGAGTTTTACcagttaaaattttaaatttgtgttgttttagtagtttatgtATACACACCTAGAATACCTGGATAGAAAGGTGTCAGTTTATAATGAATGTCTAGAGCTTTTTTACATGGGACCTTTTATTCTCAGTGAGATATCTGTACAGTCAAGTCACACAAACTTCTGAAGAATGGAGTTAGAGCTCTAGAATTATCAGTGACAAACAGTGTGGCATATTAGAACAGTTAAGCGTTTATGCTTCAAAAGTAGCCAGGAAGTTTGTGACTATTTCTTTCAGCTTGGCATCTGTCTGTTCGGAGATCTTCCCATCAGTCCTGTTAGAGAAAAAGACAGGCACAAATTACACTTCAGACCCAATAGGTCATTCCTTAACCTCTCCCCCTTgacaaaaaaaccaccaccaccaatgcaATCTAGAATCTTGCTAACTAGTAAGTGGGAGGTCTGTGGCAGGCTAGCAAGTGAGTGAACAGGAATGCAAGGGTAATGCATCAAGTTGTACTTTAGAGTGTACTACTGAAGTTAATATACTATTTTGTGGAAACAACAACAGTAAGATTTCAGTTGTGGTGAGAAGAAAAGTACACTTCTGGCACAAATCTCAGTATCTAGGTTAAATGAGGTTCTGTTTGTTGTCAGTGACCTTTACTTCAAGATAATCCAATATGCTTCAGATAAGTTTTAGAGACCAGGTCATGTGCCCTCCATTGCTATCCTTCAAATAGTTCATCCCTTCCTTCTCTACTTACAcaatttaaaaatccaatttcaaTCCTCAAGACTCCACTGTTACATACCAATAAGAATCTTAATCTTTGTGTTTGAAGTATTTATGCATACATCACCTTCAAAATAAAAAAGTGGGAACACTGAAGACACATATACCTGATTGTGCCTAAAAGGGTCTGTTGCTGGCTCAGAACGTGGGCTAGGAAAGCATTCTCAAATCTGGTGATTTTGCTGGGCTCCAGTTTGTCCAAGTAACCTCTTACACCAGCATAGATGACTGCAACCTGTTCCTCAATAGCCATGGGGGCTGCACAGAAGAGAAGAGGGTAGTGTTAGCCAACCTGTATTTCTGGCCTCAGAACATAGCTCAGAGTTGTGCAGGAGTCCCTGGAAAGTTCAGTGTTTGTGCAACAAGATGATTCAAAAATAATGAAGACTGCATTCTGCACATAACTTGTTCACAACTACTCAGCTTTATGTTATTGTAGCTGTACTAACAAGCTGACCTGATGATTAGTAATCAAAGTTCTACTGGCCTAGCAACATCATATCAGAACCAGAAGTCACCCAAAAGGACTGAACTgtttcccattggctgcagccGGTCTGACCTTGCTATGGACCCAGACTTGTTTCTTCCCCAGCTAGTTAAGTGTTGGATAAAAAGACAGGGAACTCACAATACTGTCCTTGTTTGAGAAGCTCAGTCAGACGCACACCACGATTCAGCAGCTGTTGAGTAGCAGCATCCAGATCAGATCCAAATTGAGCAAAAGCAGCTACTTCACGATACTGAGCCAATTCTAGCTTCATGGTACCGGCCACctaaaatacaagaaaaattaTTGGGTTTGGTTTTATGCTCCATTTTGCAAGCGGCTAAAATCCTCTAACTTATTTTCCTTAGAAAGCTATCAGAGCAACATGGGTTCATTTCAGGTCCATATGATGGGTATTATGTTCACTTTTAAGCATAAAAGAGCACCATAATGTGCATAAGGATGAGAAGAAACAGACGGTCAAGAACTGAGAAGGTAAGCAGAAGTTCAGGTAGTGGAGCTGTGTTGCATCCTGAAGCAAATTTGTAAGTGGAGAACAATGTTGCAATTTACATTAAAGCTAAAGTTAGTGTTTATCACCTTCATATTTTGATTAAACAGATTACCACAAGTCTGATCAGAGATAATACCTTCAGGTCTGGATTCAACACAGACAATAGTTTGATACTTCTGTTTGATTTCATCATGTCTAAattgagagggggtggggggggatttcTATAACtccaaaatatttacaaaaacagGAAGCTGAGACCAGTTTCTTGAGGTTTAGTCTTTGGGAGTTTACAGTCATTTACAACTGGCTTTATGTAAATAGTGAAGACATTTTAAGTGTGCAGCTACTTTGTGTGTTACGATCTTAAACGCTAGCAAAAAGAAGTGAAAATGAGTATAGGACAGGACCTAGAGGTCTTTGTTTTTAAGCAGCAAGTGTTCTGTTAACATTTGAGTTATTTTATGCTCACCTGCTTCATGGCTCTGGTCTGGGCAGCAGAACCCACACGGGAAACAGACAGCCCAACATTGATGGCTGGACGGATGCCTTTGTAGAACAGTTCAGTTTCCAAGAAGATCTGAAGAGAGAGATTTCTGAAGTTTCTACCTAAATACTAACAGACTTACTCACTATTAAAGTGCATAGTTGATTACTTATCAGATCACTCAATTACACCAGCACACAAGGAATAGATTCTTAAATCCTACCTGTCCATCAGTGATGGAGATTACATTAGTTGGAATGTAGGCTGACACATCACCAGCCTGAGTCTCAATGACAGGAAGGGCAGTCAGGGAGCCACCTCCAAAGGAGTCATTCATTTTGGCTGCTCTCTCCAAGAGACGAGAGTGTAGGTAGAACACATCACCAGGGTAGGCCTCACGACCAGGTGGACGTCTCAGCAGCAGAGACATCTGACGGTAGGCAACAGCctgtataaaaagaaaaatgctttagAAAAGTAACAAATTTCTAAAGACAAGTTTAAAATCATACATCTGTTTAAATTCCAGTGTTAAGTTCCCAAAGCTATGTCAGTTTCTTGAAATAGGGAATATTTCATTTTACCTGTTTGGATAAGTCATCATAAATGATCAGAGCATGTTTCCCATTATCTCGGAAATACTCTCCCATGGAGCAACCAGAATAAGGAGCCAGGTACTGAAGAGGAGCAGCATCTGATGCTGTTGCAGAAACCACGATAGTGTACTTCATAGCATCTGAAAAGAGTTTGAGACAGTTATTGAAAAATGttgctttgtttaaaaaccaCTTTAGACTCTTCCTCTTAGATTACATACCCCGTTGGACATAAAAATGGACATCTGTATTTGCCAAACAATTACTGTTTTAGTAATATGACCTCAAAGACAATTCAGTTACTGACTCCCCAATTAGGGAATTTGCTGCAGAAAAGTTTCTATCAGGATAGGTTTCTTTAAGAACTGCATCTGATAAATGTTTACATGTACTGTAAGATTTAGTCAAATTGGCAATCTCAAATTAAGATGCATAGAATAGCAAGCAAAACTATCTTTGGCTTACAAAACACACTTTTCCCTAGATAGATGAAAATAAAATCTCACAGAAACCTGTTATAATAGCGATGAAGTCTAGTGACTAATTCAGTCACTGTTTTGGTCTCCCTCTAATGAGATATTTATAGTTTAAATTGAAATGAAGCTGCTGCTATAGTATTACATTATCTGCTGAAGTATGCATAAGCTGAAGGGCTCCTTCCTCAGGTGACTCCAAGGTAACAATTTCTCAGCTTCTGCAAAGTTATCACTGCCCTTTGCTCCATGGGACTACAGCATGTTAGAGTGAGAATGTACTGCAGCAGAGTTCAACCTTTTCCCCCCTGCCAGAAGTTGACACCACTTGCCCATGAAGCAAAGCAGTACATCTCCATGATTAGTGTCAGGTATTTTCAAATAGCAGTGAAAGACTATTGAATTCAAAATAGAGGTAAGCAAAGAAGAACCTTCTTTTtgacctagagcagtggttctcaaagccggtccgccgcttgttcagggaaagcccctggtggcccagaccggtttgtttacctgctgcgtctgaaGGTTCGGCCGATTACAGtgcccactggccacggttcaccgctccaagccaatgggggctgcgggaagggcggccagcacgtcctttggcctgcactgcttcctgcagcctccattggcctggagcggcaaagtGCGGCCAGCGGGcaccacgatcggccgaacctgcagaagcagcaggtaaacaaacctgtttggcCCGccaggactttccctgaacaagcagcggaccagctttgagaaccaccgACCTACAACATTTGTAGTTACTAACCATGAGACTACAATTAAGGTCTTTCCTTCAGCCTGACCTGCTATCATTACTCTTAAAATGCCCCATTTATTTTGTGCAAACTCATCTGCACATGAAGTATAGACACAGGTTATTTGACATTCATTTATCTACTTTATGAAGTGTGTA is part of the Eretmochelys imbricata isolate rEreImb1 chromosome 5, rEreImb1.hap1, whole genome shotgun sequence genome and harbors:
- the ATP5F1A gene encoding ATP synthase F(1) complex subunit alpha, mitochondrial; the encoded protein is MLSVRVAAALARSLPRQAGLVSRNALGATFVATRNIHASKTSLQKVGTAEVSSILEERILGADTSVELEETGRVLSIGDGIARVYGLRNVQAEEMVEFSSGLKGMSLNLEPDNVGVVVFGNDRLIKEGDVVKRTGAIVDVPVGDELLGRVVDALGNAIDGKGPLGSKIRRRVGLKAPGIIPRISVREPMQTGIKAVDSLVPIGRGQRELIIGDRQTGKTSIAIDTIINQKRFNDGTDEKKKLYCIYVAIGQKRSTVAQLVKRLTDADAMKYTIVVSATASDAAPLQYLAPYSGCSMGEYFRDNGKHALIIYDDLSKQAVAYRQMSLLLRRPPGREAYPGDVFYLHSRLLERAAKMNDSFGGGSLTALPVIETQAGDVSAYIPTNVISITDGQIFLETELFYKGIRPAINVGLSVSRVGSAAQTRAMKQVAGTMKLELAQYREVAAFAQFGSDLDAATQQLLNRGVRLTELLKQGQYSPMAIEEQVAVIYAGVRGYLDKLEPSKITRFENAFLAHVLSQQQTLLGTIRTDGKISEQTDAKLKEIVTNFLATFEA